In Mus caroli chromosome 9, CAROLI_EIJ_v1.1, whole genome shotgun sequence, a single window of DNA contains:
- the Tent5a gene encoding terminal nucleotidyltransferase 5A isoform X1 gives MHQRYFWTDQGQVAFGGHYMAEGEGYFAMAEDELTGGPYIPLGGDFGGGSSFGDRCSDYCESPTAHCNVLNWEQVQRLDGILSETIPIHGRGNFPTLELQPSLIVKVVRRRLEEKSIGVRDVRLNGSAASHVLHQDSGLGYKDLDLIFCADLRGEEEFQTVKDVVLDCLLDFLPEGVNKEKITPLTLKEAYVQKMVKVCNDSDRWSLISLSNNSGKNVELKFVDSLRRQFEFSVDSFQIKLDSLLLFYECSENPMTETFHPTIIGESVYGDFHEAFDHLCNKIIATRNPEEIRGGGLLKYCNLLVRGFRPASEEIKTLQRYMCSRFFIDFSDIGEQQRKLESYLQNHFVGLEDRKYDYLMTLHGVVNESTVCLMGHERRQTLNLITMLAIRVLADQNVIPNVANVTCYYQPAPYVADANFSNYYIAQVQPVFTCQQQTYSTWLPCN, from the exons ATGCATCAGAGATACTTTTG gactgacCAAGGCCAAGTGGCTTTCGGAGGGCACTACATGGCCGAGGGCGAAGGGTACTTTGCCATGGCAGAGGACGAGCTGACCGGCGGCCCTTACATCCCCCTGGGTGGTGACTTCGGCGGCGGCAGCAGCTTCGGCGACCGCTGCTCGGACTATTGCGAAAGCCCCACGGCGCACTGCAATGTGCTGAACTGGGAGCAAGTGCAGCGGTTGGACGGCATTCTGAGCGAGACCATCCCGATCCACGGGCGCGGCAACTTCCCCACGCTCGAGCTGCAGCCAAGCCTGATTGTGAAGGTGGTGAGGAGGCGCCTGGAAGAGAAGAGCATAGGTGTCCGCGACGTGCGCCTCAATGGCTCGGCCGCCAGTCACGTCCTGCACCAGGACAGTGGCCTAGGCTACAAGGACCTGGACCTCATCTTCTGCGCTGACCTGCGTGGGGAAGAGGAGTTTCAGACTGTGAAGGACGTCGTGCTGGATTGCCTGTTAGACTTCTTGCCCGAAGGGGTGAACAAGGAGAAGATCACACCGCTCACTCTCAAG GAGGCTTATGTGCAGAAAATGGTTAAAGTGTGCAATGATTCTGACCGGTGGAGCCTTATATCCCTGTCAAACAACAGTGGCAAAAATGTGGAGCTGAAGTTTGTGGATTCCCTGCGGAGGCAGTTTGAATTCAGTGTAGATTCTTTTCAAATCAAATTagactctcttctcctcttttacGAGTGTTCAGAGAACCCGATGACTGAGACATTTCACCCCACCATCATCGGCGAGAGTGTCTATGGTGATTTCCACGAAGCCTTTGATCACCTTTGCAACAAGATCATTGCCACCAGGAACCCAGAGGAAATAAGAGGGGGAGGCCTGCTTAAGTACTGCAACCTCTTAGTGCGGGGCTTCAGGCCTGCCTCCGAGGAGATCAAGACCCTCCAGAGGTACATGTGTTCCCGGTTTTTTATTGACTTCTCAGACATCGGAGAGCAGCAGAGAAAGCTGGAGTCCTACTTGCAGAACCACTTCGTGGGCTTGGAAGACCGCAAGTATGACTATCTCATGACCCTTCATGGAGTGGTAAACGAGAGTACGGTGTGCCTGATGGGACATGAAAGGAGGCAGACTTTAAACCTTATCACCATGCTGGCAATCCGGGTGCTAGCTGACCAAAATGTCATTCCTAATGTGGCTAATGTCACTTGCTATTACCAGCCGGCCCCCTATGTTGCAGATGCTAACTTTAGCAATTACTATATTGCACAAGTTCAGCCCGTGTTCACATGCCAGCAGCAGACATACTCTACTTGGTTACCCTGCAActaa
- the Tent5a gene encoding terminal nucleotidyltransferase 5A isoform X2, producing the protein MAEGEGYFAMAEDELTGGPYIPLGGDFGGGSSFGDRCSDYCESPTAHCNVLNWEQVQRLDGILSETIPIHGRGNFPTLELQPSLIVKVVRRRLEEKSIGVRDVRLNGSAASHVLHQDSGLGYKDLDLIFCADLRGEEEFQTVKDVVLDCLLDFLPEGVNKEKITPLTLKEAYVQKMVKVCNDSDRWSLISLSNNSGKNVELKFVDSLRRQFEFSVDSFQIKLDSLLLFYECSENPMTETFHPTIIGESVYGDFHEAFDHLCNKIIATRNPEEIRGGGLLKYCNLLVRGFRPASEEIKTLQRYMCSRFFIDFSDIGEQQRKLESYLQNHFVGLEDRKYDYLMTLHGVVNESTVCLMGHERRQTLNLITMLAIRVLADQNVIPNVANVTCYYQPAPYVADANFSNYYIAQVQPVFTCQQQTYSTWLPCN; encoded by the exons ATGGCCGAGGGCGAAGGGTACTTTGCCATGGCAGAGGACGAGCTGACCGGCGGCCCTTACATCCCCCTGGGTGGTGACTTCGGCGGCGGCAGCAGCTTCGGCGACCGCTGCTCGGACTATTGCGAAAGCCCCACGGCGCACTGCAATGTGCTGAACTGGGAGCAAGTGCAGCGGTTGGACGGCATTCTGAGCGAGACCATCCCGATCCACGGGCGCGGCAACTTCCCCACGCTCGAGCTGCAGCCAAGCCTGATTGTGAAGGTGGTGAGGAGGCGCCTGGAAGAGAAGAGCATAGGTGTCCGCGACGTGCGCCTCAATGGCTCGGCCGCCAGTCACGTCCTGCACCAGGACAGTGGCCTAGGCTACAAGGACCTGGACCTCATCTTCTGCGCTGACCTGCGTGGGGAAGAGGAGTTTCAGACTGTGAAGGACGTCGTGCTGGATTGCCTGTTAGACTTCTTGCCCGAAGGGGTGAACAAGGAGAAGATCACACCGCTCACTCTCAAG GAGGCTTATGTGCAGAAAATGGTTAAAGTGTGCAATGATTCTGACCGGTGGAGCCTTATATCCCTGTCAAACAACAGTGGCAAAAATGTGGAGCTGAAGTTTGTGGATTCCCTGCGGAGGCAGTTTGAATTCAGTGTAGATTCTTTTCAAATCAAATTagactctcttctcctcttttacGAGTGTTCAGAGAACCCGATGACTGAGACATTTCACCCCACCATCATCGGCGAGAGTGTCTATGGTGATTTCCACGAAGCCTTTGATCACCTTTGCAACAAGATCATTGCCACCAGGAACCCAGAGGAAATAAGAGGGGGAGGCCTGCTTAAGTACTGCAACCTCTTAGTGCGGGGCTTCAGGCCTGCCTCCGAGGAGATCAAGACCCTCCAGAGGTACATGTGTTCCCGGTTTTTTATTGACTTCTCAGACATCGGAGAGCAGCAGAGAAAGCTGGAGTCCTACTTGCAGAACCACTTCGTGGGCTTGGAAGACCGCAAGTATGACTATCTCATGACCCTTCATGGAGTGGTAAACGAGAGTACGGTGTGCCTGATGGGACATGAAAGGAGGCAGACTTTAAACCTTATCACCATGCTGGCAATCCGGGTGCTAGCTGACCAAAATGTCATTCCTAATGTGGCTAATGTCACTTGCTATTACCAGCCGGCCCCCTATGTTGCAGATGCTAACTTTAGCAATTACTATATTGCACAAGTTCAGCCCGTGTTCACATGCCAGCAGCAGACATACTCTACTTGGTTACCCTGCAActaa